A segment of the Pongo abelii isolate AG06213 chromosome 16, NHGRI_mPonAbe1-v2.0_pri, whole genome shotgun sequence genome:
ACACTGCAGATGCTTGCGGACCACCCTCCCATTTGCCTGCTGCTTCTGTTGCCACCGTGCGGACTGCTGGTCAACCGTACCACTGTATGTGTTCCCAACTGCATGTATCAGCATAGTTGATAAAATGCTCACATAGAGATGGTGGCAGCTGCGAACCATCTGACAGGCCCCAGGCAAACAAGCCCAGTAACCACCGGGGCCTCTCCACCAATGACACTGAGCCCCACACCCACTGGACGACAGGGTGGGCGGCTTCCTCCAGGGAAGCTGCCATGCGTGTCCTCGAGGGCCTGTCGAGGGTGGCGAGAGCTCTACGTACCGTTCTCAGTGACAGCCAGGGTTTGAGCGTCCCCACTCCCACACGCCACATCGATGACCTTCAGTCCTTTAAGCCCAGCTACCAGCATCGGAATGGCCTCGTCCTCACTGGAGCCTTCAAACAGATAGGACGGCCGTTTATTAAGTCCTGTAAGAGGCCACCTCCTGCTGCATGCTCCCACTGATGCAGACCAGATGTACTGTGGCCCAGCCGGCCGTAGTTCCCATGGCCCCAGGTGTGCAGCTCCCCCTCGGCAGTGACGGCTGTGCTGTAAGTGCTTCCGACAAGCGATGTGCACCACGTGCTTCCCGGCCTGCTTTCCAGAGAAGGCGGAGATCACCTTAGGCTCCTCCAGAGGCCTTGGGGAGGAAGGGAACAAACATGAACGCCTTTCTTCTTGGTGTTATTTCTTATTAGTGTTAGCAAAGGAAATTCACTATCCAAATTTAGACCATCACAGCATCAGGCCAGTTTCACCTTCCAGGTacctaataaaataagaaagacagaATTCAAACACCTAACACCTCCATGACTTTTTGTTCAGTTGGAACCCGATGCCAAGCATGGTAtccagtagaaatataaaaacagtgtttgttAAAGACTTGtacaataggccaggcatggtggctcacgcctataatcccagcactttgggtggccgaggtgggcggatcacctgaggtcaggagtttgagaccagcctggttaacatggtgaaaccccatctctactaaaaatacaaaattagttgggcatggtagcgggtgcctgtaatcccagctacttggaaggctgaggcaggagaattgcttgaatccaggaggtggaggttgcagtgagctgagatcatgccattgcactccaacttgggcaacaagagcaaaactccatgtcaaaaaaaaaaaaaaaaaaaaaaggcttgtacAATAAAGTCcattgcagctttattcacaatggccCAAAACCACGGTCCATCTGCAACAGAAGGAATGACTTACCCACACACCCAACAACATGGCTGCATCTcaagacatcatgctaagtgaaagacgcCAGAAACAAAACACCATACGCTGTATGGCtttgtttatattaaattatggaaaagacaaaaccGTAACAACAGAGGGCAGATCAGAGGTTGTCAGGAACTGGAGGTAGGAACGGGCATCGACTCGAATCCCCGGAAGCGACGGGAGCGCCCCATGTCTTGATGGCAGTGACCCAACTGTGTGCACTTGTCAAAACCACCCAACTCTACATCTGAAACTGTCATCTGGCTGTATGGAAGCCTCATAAAGCTGACtaacatttgtatgtatttgttaaatgaatggggATGGAATGAAGCCAGCACTCCGCAATCTATACTTTACAAATGAAAAGTATGAGGCAGTGGGGATTAGGGTAGAGAAGTCTTACTAGTTGAAGAAATTGCAAAGTTAGCAAAATACCCTATTCTTAGGATCCAGAATATGTTCCTATGATGGATGACATTTTCTTGAGAATCTATAGAAGCCAGGCCTCTCCAACGACATGGTTTACTCACTTTGAGACCCACTAGTttgcaaaatacacacacacagtggcaCAGGTGCTCACAGGGACAGCCCAATGACTCTACTCAGTACAAACTCTCCCTTACTCAGCTTAAGTTTCAACTTCCCCAAAAGGTTATCTCCAGCTTCTGCCATCTGCActcatctctcttccttccttgaaGTCCTAGAATAAGGCCTAAGTTACTCATCCCAGCACTTACTCTCCACTGAGAATTGTTTTACTATGAAATATGTTATACAAAGTCAGTTATAAATACCATAAAGGAAGTAAGCAGATATACCACCCTGTCCTGCACCTCTATACCTTTCAAGTCCCATGTACCCCATGTCAATCCCAGCCTTTAGGATCCAGTGTGAGAGTAACAGCTATAAATTCCATGGAGATCAATCTTTTGTTTTTCACTCATTTTACATTTGTCTGAATCCCTTTCAACACGGTCAGGGTTGGGCTGTTCTGAGCTTGGCATACATGTACCACACAATGCGCATCACTCTGCTTTTCTCCCAGTTTGGGATCTTCCCAGCGGATGCTGTCAGCAATGATGACCTCAACTCCACCCTGTGGTGTGCATGGGCCATGCCCCCAGGCTCCTCTCAAGGGACACAAGTGCAGTCATGACTTCACTCATTTCAAGCTCTGCAACTGCCTGCTCCCTGCTCAGGGCTCTGGCCCACATGAAATGGGCTTGCTGAGTTGGTATGCACACACGTCCTTCATTTAAACCTAATGCCAAAGTTCCACGCACAACAGCAAAGTACAAGAGGGTTCCCCATCACTCCATGGGGCTGTCAGACCTCCCAATTCTTACAGCCTGGCATTTATAATAACTTTGTTTTATCTCTGTTCTTTCACAATAAAAGGTTCCACCGAATAGGATAATATTAGGAAGAAACTGCTGACTTTTGTTcctgtaaaaataatattatggTTCAAGGAAAGGGTGACAACCTTATCTACGGGAGACAGGGTGAACTGTTTGTGAATGAAGGAACAGTGGTGTAGGATTTGTTTTGGCAAACTCCAGAGTGGCGATGCAGTTTGAGTAGATAAAAGGCTGGCCAAGGCTACACGGGGTGGAGAAGAGCCGAAAGGCCAATTCCTGTTGCCCTCCACGCATGGGCAGAGCTCCTAAGCCATCACCAAGGAGGGGCACATCGTAGTGTCCTGCTCCACCCCAGCGCTACATGTCAGGGCAGCTGGAAAACACCTGGACACACTTCTGTGCTCCATCCTGTTTAGGATATAGCAACATAAAAGAAGAGTGTGTCCCCTACAGAAATGAGCAATACATACACAGTGTCCCTGTGGCCCAGCCATCTGCCATCCCCACAGCCCCAGGAGTACACCTCTCCAGTGGCAGCCAAGGCTAGGTAATGGTGACCATCAGAATGGGCAGCAATTTTTACAATGTTTCTGGAGGCGAGGCCTTGGACCAGCTGTGGgacctaaaaaaggaaaaataccaaGAAAAGTAGTCATCAGTCCAAGGAAAATGAAACCAGCGCAGCTCTCCTTTATCATGTATCCCTGAGCAAAGCCTGCTCTAACTGGAAGTGGGGCATAAGTCCCTGGGGGCACGGGCCGGCTCTCCAGCCCTTCCCACCCAGCACCAACAGAACAGCGGGCAGCCTCCAAGTGCTCTGTGCCAAGACCAGAGCCGATGCAGGGGCAGGACAGGCTAGCCCCATGCCACAGAGACACACAGCCGACAAGGAGGAATACCTCGCTTTAATGAAAAATGCCACGTCCCAATTTGCCACTATCCCCATGAGGCCCATCTCCCTCATCTGTCACCTGTCTGGTCCCAAAGTCAAATGAGTTTACACGTGGAAATGAGTTTACAAATGGGAATCTCATGATTAGCAATGAGTTTCACTGTAAGGACTTCCTAATCTTCATAACCCAAATCTTGACAATATTACAATTGAGATCATTAAACATAATATACAACCAACAGAAGCTTATCAATCTTCAGAAATCAAATGGCTTAAAGAAACACCAGAGCTTGTGCATCTATAGTACAGACCCTGCTCCACAAGGGAACACTGCAGGCGGTGCCCAGAACACTCACCAGTGTGTCACTATTGTAGGCCTGTGTGTACACGCGGCCATTGCGTGACAGAATCAGGAAGCGCTTCTCTGCACAGGCAATCTGTGTGACTCCCAGGTTGGCCAGGACTTTGCACTGGATTGGACCAATCACATTGGCATAGTATTTCCATCCTATTAACACCCAACCTATGAATATGACCTCTTGCAATGATCCCTGCAAGATGAGaaagtaaatgttttcttttacaacagcaaaaaaaaaaaaaaaaaaaaaaaaatgctgggagtAGCACTGAGATATTATAagctaaaaaacaaagcaaataaagagaaaatatgctGATTCAAAGCATCAAAATAGCTCGTACCATGctgtattacctcatttaacaGGTATGATGAAGCAACTGAACAGGTTATTTTTccgtttccattgcatttcattttaacAGAGACCATTAAAAAGTAGTATAAATGGCCCTTAAAtactaatgtattttaaaatgctcaaactATATCAGGGTCACCATTTTGTGCTTTGGCAGGCAAAATCCCAAAAGCCCACACACAAGGCTGGGAGGCCAGCAGCCCTATTGGTGGTGAGAGAAATCAAGTTGTACAGGAGCAATCTGGTGACAACCAGCCCACACTAGGTGCATCCCCACCCGTGCATgtgcacaggcacacatgcatgcacacatggaGGACACATGTTCCAGGTCAAGCCTTGCAGtactatttgtgttttttgttgtttttgtttgagatggagtttcactcttgttgcccagcctggagtgcagtggcgcgatcttggctcactgcaacctctgcctcccgggttcaagcaattcttctgcctcagcctcccgagtagctgggattacaggcatgtgccaccacgcccggctaatttttgtattttttagtagagacagggtttctccaaattggccaggctggtctcaaactcccaacctcaggtgatccgcccacctcggcctcccaaagtgctgggattacaggcgtgagccaccacacccgaccctcAGCACTATTTGTATAGCAACATTGTGGCAATAAGCCCAAGTGTCCACCAATAAGAGACTCACTAAAGAAAGATACATaaaagacacatccacacacTGAAGACTAAGCtgctttataaaaacaaagagcGACACTCTGATACAGTACTCCAGTATATATGGTtagtaaaaaaaaacaagcaacacaAGTAATGCAACATGCTACCACTAGCGTACTCATTCCAGAGAACAAGGAGGTTACAGAGGAGACTGAAAAGTCAGAGGCAGCAGGTGGGAAATGGGTGGAAGGCGTGGGCGGGGAAGCGACAGTGTGTCTCTGCCTAGGTTTGATTTTTGAACCATGTgactgtattccttttttttttttaatcactgtaaaacaaaataaatactcttcatactagaaataaaatcttagaaaaatCTGGATTCAAAACTAGGATTACTGTTCTACACTGACAAAGTTCACTACCATTAGCAAAGGCAGTTTTCTCATTGACATAATGAGATACAACAGCGTGCATGAGGTCCTCAGCGGGCCTGCACCCTACAGGTGCTCCACACATGCAAATCACTACTATTACCATTACTAttacataacagatataatatataattatactgtcACTGCTATAACCAGCATTACATACTAACACAGCCCATGTTCAGAGCATAAAGAAGGCTGTGGAATCCCCTGCAGGTGGGAGGGCCTGGGGCTGTGGATAAAggggagctctctggggctgTGCCACCTGAACCTGGAACGCGGGCCCCCAGGTTGGGTCCCCAGGCCTGTGTGCCTCAGCTTGCTCATCACTCACTCTCAACACGGATAACACTTTCAACAGCAAACATGTTTAAAAACCATAAGCCAGCTCCCCCCAACAATACCAGAAAAAACAAGTCCACATGGGCCCAGGATGAGAACCTAGAAGTGGTACTAGCTACAAAACACATGGAGAACACGGTTCTTGCACACACACCTTATGAGACGTCAGAGAGCTACACAGCGGAAGCATCTACAGGGCGTAGCCAGACGGTCTAAATGGGCCATGACAACAATCACCATTTCTCGCAGATCAATGGCAAGCTCGTTGTCTTGTGGAAGGGTGAGGTACCTCAGGAAACTCTCAATGAGGCTCAGAGGGCCACACAAAagctagaaaggaaaagaaaacaaacattcagaaatggtgggaaaaattaaagtaacaattagcctttaattatcttttttattttgctatagaCTCATTTGACCCATCAAATGACAATGTCAATGATACAATTATACTATACAGCTATATATTTATGCAGCATATAAACTGACTGTACAAATGTCTAAATTTGCTgtatacatgtacacaacattgactgtgcatatatacatttatgataCTACAGGTAAGTTGAATCCACACAGATTACTAGCACAACCAAACCACCCTACAGGCCTAGGACCCCCGGAGAAAGGCAGAACCACTTCTGTGGGAACCCAGCACAGCATCTCAAGCTGGCCTTGAAATCTAAAACCAAAACCTTTATTTTAATCTAAACGTTGCCCACTCTGGAGAACACCTACTTTCATTTGCATAGTTCTAATTCTTCTAAAGGCAGAAGAGCCCTATTATCATTAAAGActgcaaataatagaaaaaccaAAGCATGATATTGGAATGCCTAAGACTTTCCCAAAAAACCAGCAAAATCCAACTTGTACTTGACCTGTAAAGACCAGCAGTCCTGGAGGTTTAGGCCCAGGGCCCCACACGcctgctcctcccccagctcGGCGTCCACACCTGTTAAGGGGGGAGCTGGTACTAAACAGAGTGATAGCTCAGGTGACATGCCCTGCACAGAGCCCAGTACATAGGAAGGGCCAACAAAGCAGGCCATTATTTTCGTTGTTCTTTTCTGGTATTGATTTAAAAGTGCATGTTTCAAGCTTGGTTCTCTGCTGACAAGGAAGTCAGTGTTCACTGATCCGAGTCTTCTCCACAAACAAGTGGCCTCCCACACCTGTCTCATCTGACTCAATGCTGTTActaccaaacacacacacgccaGAGAAAAATACTGCCGTGGACACGCACGCCGGTCTTGCTTAAAAAATAACTAGACTCGAGTGCCACCTACACACAAAGTTCCATCATGACACCCATGTGCATGTCGCCCTCGGAGTGGGGCGTATCCTTCCTGCAAATGATGCTCTGGAACCTTTGCAGCAAGGGCAAAAGCGGGGCGCTGGTGCCCTGGGCGGAACGCTCATTGTCAGTCTCCTGTGCCTCGCTGTCCCACAGCTGAAGCAACATCAGGATGGCAGACAACATTTGGCCAAAGGAGAAAAGATATTTATTCCTAGTAAAAacagattaactttttttttcatggtggagcaaaaataaaagcaaacagctAGATAGAAGTGAAGAAATACTTGGGATATGAAAGGAAACGAAAGTAAAGCCGTGGTAATTAAATCACTGAATTGACACCAAGATTTCAGCACACGACATCACCTTTTGCTGATAGGAAAGACCAGTTAAGAAGCTCAAAGAGCATGTTTACATGAAAGATCTAGGATCTTAAattcatggaataaaaataattaaatgaggaaaactgaaaaaaaaaaaaaattcccagtctAGAAAACTAAGcataaaaaaaggaagtgaagaaaaggaaaagagagagtgagCTCTGGGACATGGTTCTCTGGTTACAGAGCACCACATCTGCTGCAGTCACACACGATTCAGTGAAACAAACACAATGCAACAGGTATTTGGACACAGAGCCGCTTCCCCAAAGTGTTCCCAGTCTGTGGCAGCCCTCACCTCAGAGTGCCTCTCTGCACAGCCAGCTCCAGCAGGATGGCCAGGGCCAAGTGCTGGTCCTGCAGGCGGACGCTTCTGGCCCTTTGGTGCCTGGTGTTCCGTGAACATCCCTGAAATTAAAACAATGGATGCAGGAACAAAGCGACCTCCAGAAAGACAGCATGCTTACAATCACACTAACACGTTTACTACACGCTCCCTCCCAAGgaaggatatatttttaatatttagaatcaaGTTTCTGAGACTTGCTACTCAaatttttcagagatttttaaagtgtaaaattagcttacagaaatatattttatttaaattattcattcagACACTATATTACAGTAGATGACATACTCCAAGTTtgtgaaacataaaataatttatctcattATCAAAAACATGAGTAGAAGAATATCTAGCTATCTTTTCCAGTTTCAATGACTTGTAAGACTATAACAGTATCAACATCCTCCTACGGAATTAGAGAGCCAATCTCCAAAACCACCTGATAATCTGAAGGCAAAATGTCTACACTAATTTTTATCTCTgatcaatgaaatatttttaacttttctatgttactcaataataaattttttaaaattctatcccAAGACTGCGGAGAAAGGATCCTATGGCATCAATATTACAGCTGAATTTTTGAAATCAACTCCATGCCTATGTTCAGGGCCTCCAGCATTAAAAATTTGTGGTGATGCCTTCACCAGCAGGCTCAGGAAGTGGACTCAGAGCCAGGGATGCAAACGCCAAAGGCCTCCTGCCGGATGGAAGAAGGCACAGTGCTGACCTCTGCAAGGGGAGTGAGGAGTGGCCTCACTTTTCCTCTGCATCTGTCCTCCctgttgaattttatattttctttaaatttaaaaaccttaaCAAAAATGCATAGCACCTAAGACCAGAATTCATGTTTTTCTTACACACAAATGATTCCTATTCAAAATTTTTTATGCTAAAAAGACCAGCTAAAGGACTAAACTATTTGATCTTGAGTAGTTGTTTACTCCCACGTTATCTATAAGACTTCAAACCAAGTGCCACTCTGCACTCAGGACAGCAGCTCCTAatcacagacagacacacaatgTAAGTGCTCAACCCTCCATGAATGACTGATGGCCAAATCTCTAAGCATCCTCCCTCATCCATCTCATTTAGTATCACAGCTTCCTGGGTCTAGTCAGAGTATCATATATCAAATCTCCTGAAAAGCTGAGAACCCAGACCCAGAATCACAGCACTGAGAGCCCACTGAAAACAGAGGTGAGAAACCAACCTACTAGTCTTCTTAGCTCTAAAGCGAGGGTGGTAAGAACCAGCCTCAAGCAGGCCAGCTGTCTGCgtgcagaaggcaagaaaggaaagaactcACCCCATCACAACGGACCTGAGGAAGCTGGTCGCTCTCTCCACCACCTCCAGCCACAGAGAGGACCCGGTGCTCTCATCGAAGAGCGAGGCCTCGGGAAGTGCTCACAGGGCGTCCAGGGACTCCTacaacagctcactgcagaggTCCGCATTCTCGCCTGGGCGCACACATGTCAGAGGAGCCTGCCCACTCCCCTCACTCTCCTGCTGGGCTTCCCACCCCTCAGCGAGAGATGATGCCACTGTCACCTTTCCAATCCCTCACTCAACAGGCCAAAATCTAGCACAGCTGTTCCAGTCAATTCTGTATTTCACGGCTGTCACATGAGCAATACAGTAACTTCTTATTCTTCTAGAATTAAGTCTGTACTCAGGTGTTCCATGGTAGTGGCTGACGTGGGGGTGAGGGTGCatgcactctctttttttttctttaaagcacaGACATGAAAAGTGAAACAGCCTCTGCAGCCTCTCATCTCACAAGcaaggaaaccgaggcacagagagcACAAGGGATCAGCCGAAGGGCACATGGTGGCTGAACCAAGCTCAAAACCCAGACTGTTGATGCGTTAGGGAAGCAGAACAACGCATCACACCAGGGACCATACCTGATCGCCAAGCCCTGCGCAGGAAGGCGAAGGCGAAAGACAGTGCCGCTCGGGATCCCACTCTGGCGAGCCCCTCCACACCTTTGCTCACAGGCCGGGAACTGCAGACGACACACACGGAACATACAACCAGTCAGCAGCAGAGGGTGCAGATACTACATAAAATCAATACTATGAAAGGGTGTGTACCAAAATCTGACCAATGGTTTTCTTCAAGTGACAGGATCACAAGTGGATTTTTAGTTTCGTTGTTTAACAACTTTGATCAAATGTCTTTTGTAAAGGAAAAGTTTTCTCTTTAAGCATCAAAGAAACGTATAAGGAATTTTAAATGTCTTGGGAAAATGCTCATGaaatgacctcccaaagtgagaTTCTAGTGGGAGGAAGCAGACgataaacagataaatacataaacagaGGGAGAATAAACCCCACATGGGAGACCAGGCCGGAGAGGAGCTGGAAGAAGAGCAGCAGAGACGCACAGGGTAGCCTGGCTCGCCCCAGCTCCGGCGTCCTCCACTCGGGGTCTGCTCCTGGCCGCGGGTGAAGCCCTGTGTGCTTGAGCCACCCCGTGGGGAGTTGCCCTCTTCTGAGGATGGTGCTCATCACCGTCCTGTGTGTTTTTAAGCTTTTCGCTCCTTGCGTATGTTAATTTCACAAGTCAGTTTCATTCCGCATGTAGTAAAAGGTTATGCAAATGGTACACCACAAAAACCATCCTGTACAAGAGAGAAAAGGCTAGAATACAAAAAGGCATAATCTCAACTCAATTATGCatagaaagtaattttattttatactttatagtatatcatatttctaatatatgtatattacagtATTGCTACTATATATTCTCCAAATTTACTAAAATTTGCTTTCATGATCAGGGGATACTCTATAAAAACAGGTGAtatggagttcaagaccagcctggccaacaggacgaaaccctgtctccactaaaaatacaaaaagtagccaggtgtggtggtgacatgcctgtaatcccagctactcagaggctgaggcaggcaaatcgcttgaacctgggaggcggaggctgcagtgagccaagatcgcaccactgcactccagcctgggaggcagagcaggactccatctcaaaaaaaacaaaacaaaacaaaacaaaacaaaaaacaacaaacagggATGTTATAGAAGGATCTCCCCAAGATACCATGTgtaataaaaatggcaaagaagAACATGGCTGGCCAGGGCAACGGTACACGCTTATCCACAAGTGCCTGAATAATGCACCGGGAGCTCAGAGAGGAAACACAAGAACCTCTGAGAAGGGCACTGGGTACCTGGAAGATGGAAATCTTTGCTCCCGAATCCTAAAGGAGAAATATGAACATGACAAGACACAGACATGTAACAGGACACACAGTCCTTACAAGAGAAGCACATGGGCCAAGTGTGGTCAGAGGAGGTGGGTGAGTCACTttaggtcaagagtttgagaccagcttggccagcatggcaaaaccccggctctacaaaaaatacaaaaattagccaggcatcgtggcacacgcctgcagtcccagctacttgggaggctgaggtgggagaatcacttgagcccaggaggtcaaggctgcagggagccatgatagCCCCACTgccctgggcaacagtgagacccccatgtcaaaacaaacaaacaaacaaaatcatctctagattaacACCTAATACAAGGTAAATGCTCTGTAAttagttgttatattgtattgttatttgtatttcttaattgttgtgttgttttttattgcttttcttccaatattttcgatccacagttggttgaatctgtggatgtgaaacccacagatacagagagCCAACTGTAATGTGATTTCAACTATATTTAAacataaggaaacaaaaaaggaaaacaaacacaaaaattaaaacgtaagaaaacaaggaaacaagCTGCAAGTATCGCTCGTGTCTCTGGCGGGCAAGATGatcagggttttgctcttgtttcttccTGCCTCCTGTACTTTCTATGTGCTCTCCAGGGAGTCAAAGTCACTATCACAGTCAAATAAAGCCAACACTCCTAACTACACAAAATATAGTTTCATCTGGCAATCTTGTAGTTCAGCCTTCTGAGGACAAAAGTCTGATAGACAGCTTCATTTTGGAAAAGTACAATTTTACATAAGCTTTAAACATTCTAATGGCTGTCAGCAAATAGAGGAAATCTGTAATATATTATCAGGCATCAACAAATTAAAACTCATATGCCCAAAAGcatccccacttttttttttttctttttgagacagggtttcattcttgttgcccaggctggagtccaacggcacgatctccgctcaccgcaacctccacctccccagttcaagcaattctcctacctcagcctcccgagtagctgggattacaggcatgtgccaccatgccctggctaatttttttatttttagcagagacagggtttctccatattggtcagatctcaaactcctgacctcaggtgatccgcccgcctcagcctcccaaagtgctgggattacaggcgtgagccaccgcgcccggcccaaaagcATCTCTTgtaataaaagaataagaaaatcacATTAGGAAGGAAAAACATGAAGCATCTAAACTAGATGGGCACTGAACATTACAATCTATCTCCTTACCcagcagcaaaacaaaataaaacgtaCACAATGTTCagaattcattttcaaatttatacttGAGCTGATTTAAAGCTTTGGCTGGCTTCCACAGTTACTGACAGAAAAAGGTCTTTAAAATAATGACAcagagccaggcgcagtgtctcatgcctgtaatcccagtactctgagcggttgaagcaggaagattgcttgaggccaggagcaagaccccatctccatgcgtgcacacacacacacacacacacacacacacacacacacacacacaaattatttttatttagccaggcatggttgcatgtgcctgtagtcccagctactcaggtggctgaagcaggaggatcactagagaccCAGAGTTCAAGGTTAGAATGAGCTATGAgtacaccattgcaccccagcctgggtgacagtgcaagacattgcctctcaaaaaaaaaaaaaaaaagaaacaaaaaattttaattgaataaataatgacAGAGATTACATAGTATGGTCTGTTACTACATGAGCAAATTGGCAAATTCATTCTCCAGATtacacaaaacatacaaaaagggAAAGCAAGAATAAATTTCAGAAGGGGAAGACAGACACTATATTGAAAATCTTAATTAAACTTTCTGAAACAAAACagtctgaattttatatttaactggcattaggattctttttttttttttttttttgagacggagtctcactctgtcgcccaggctggagtgtggtgacacgacctcagctcactgcaagctccgcctcctgggttcat
Coding sequences within it:
- the LOC129050347 gene encoding E3 ubiquitin-protein ligase HERC2-like; translated protein: MLPLCSSLTSHKGSLQEVIFIGWVLIGWKYYANVIGPIQCKVLANLGVTQIACAEKRFLILSRNGRVYTQAYNSDTLVPQLVQGLASRNIVKIAAHSDGHHYLALAATGEVYSWGCGDGRWLGHRDTVPLEEPKVISAFSGKQAGKHVVHIACRKHLQHSRHCRGGAAHLGPWELRPAGPQYIWSASVGACSRRWPLTGLNKRPSYLFEGSSEDEAIPMLVAGLKGLKVIDVACGSGDAQTLAVTENGKKVIDVAAGSTHCLALTEDSEVHSWRSNDQCQHFDTLRVTKPEPAAPPGLDAKHIVGVTCGPAQE